CAGTCAGGCAATTTACTGAGGATAACAGAGGGGCTGATGTGGCAATAGAGGCTGTGGGGTCACCAGAGTTATGGGAGAAAACTGTAAGGATGGTCAGAAAGGGTGGGACATCCATACTGTTTGGGGGACCCAAAGCAGGTACAACAATAACACTGGATACAAACTTCATGCATTATTCACAGATAACAATCAAGGGTATTTTTCATACAACACCGAGGTTTGTCCAGGCCGCATTTAATCTTATCTGCCAGGGAGTTATCCATGGCAATGACTTTGTCGGCAGTGAGTATCCGTTGGAGAAATTGGAGGAAGCTATAAGGAGCCACAAAGAAGGAAGGGTAATAAAAAATGCCATTGTGTTTGAAGATTGAATAACAAAAACCCGGGGATTATTGCCCGGGTTTTATGCATACTTTCTTATGAGCTTATTTAATACATCGATATGAAGCAGTTCCTCATCCCTTATATGAAACTGGTTATTTTGTTTTAAACAAGGCTGAATACTCCTTTGAGCCATGGACGATGTGATAGACATAAACCGTATTGCCAATCAGCTTATAAATGCAAACATATTTGTCACATACAAGCATCCGGTATTCCTGCATCCTTAATTCTTCATCGGGGACATAGGGACATGACAGTGGATACTGCTTAAGTCGTTCAAGGGCTGAGATAATATTATCGGTAACTTTTTTTGCGGAATTAATACCAACGGTGTGGAGATGATACTCCGCAATTTCATCAAGCTCTATCCACGCTGGTGGCAGGATTTCAACACTATACTTCTGCATTGTTGTATTTCTCCTCAAGCCGTCTCTTTGCCTCGTCTAAAGAAACTGTTGGTTCGCCGGATAGTCGAGACTGTTCTGCAGCCATCAGTTTGGAACGAAGTCGAATTAACTGCTCCCTTTTCTCAAATGCCTCAATGCTCATTACCACAAGGTCACCCTCCCCATTTTTAGTAAT
This portion of the Calorimonas adulescens genome encodes:
- a CDS encoding type II toxin-antitoxin system RelE/ParE family toxin — its product is MQKYSVEILPPAWIELDEIAEYHLHTVGINSAKKVTDNIISALERLKQYPLSCPYVPDEELRMQEYRMLVCDKYVCIYKLIGNTVYVYHIVHGSKEYSALFKTK
- a CDS encoding type II toxin-antitoxin system Phd/YefM family antitoxin — protein: MIIKSSTTLRNNYGLISSLAHEVDEPIYITKNGEGDLVVMSIEAFEKREQLIRLRSKLMAAEQSRLSGEPTVSLDEAKRRLEEKYNNAEV